The Desertifilum tharense IPPAS B-1220 genome has a window encoding:
- a CDS encoding glutathione S-transferase family protein: MAPLTWIELENLTDFQLDPINGPTNAQARLRLFGQSETDVRVILYRDNHAWCPYCQKVWLWLEEKRIPYRIEKVTMFCYGEKESWYKRKVPSGMLPALELDGRLITESDYILLALEQTFGPLEQSLEDRTVLSLRRLERLLFRAWCTWLCYPAVSSRQEQQNREQFTAVVAKVEEALAQTPGPYFLEKFGTVDAIFTPYVERMNASLYYYKGYSLREENPRLSAWFDAMETRSTYRGTQSDFHTHAHDLPPQMGGCYENGEPQMLENKARVDNGPWFGLPDVKYPEPENSRAEALYRVLKHRANIIRVNPMDDAAFDEALRCALTTMMTGEVCTPPPESDLGLRYLRDRINVPRDMSIYAAKRLREALEKTASQVGSRQGPPMPLKHRRDQDPAQFASV, from the coding sequence ATGGCCCCTCTTACCTGGATAGAACTGGAAAACCTTACAGACTTTCAACTCGATCCTATCAATGGGCCAACTAATGCCCAGGCGCGGTTGCGGTTGTTTGGTCAATCAGAAACTGACGTGCGGGTGATACTTTACCGCGATAATCATGCTTGGTGTCCCTATTGCCAAAAAGTGTGGCTGTGGCTAGAAGAAAAGCGCATTCCCTACCGGATCGAAAAAGTCACCATGTTTTGCTATGGGGAAAAAGAAAGCTGGTATAAGCGCAAAGTCCCTTCTGGGATGTTACCCGCCCTAGAGTTAGATGGGCGACTGATTACCGAAAGCGATTATATTTTACTCGCCCTAGAGCAAACCTTTGGGCCATTAGAACAAAGCTTAGAAGACCGCACCGTTCTTTCTCTGCGACGGCTGGAACGGCTATTATTTCGGGCTTGGTGTACCTGGTTATGCTATCCCGCAGTTTCCTCGCGCCAAGAACAGCAAAACCGCGAACAGTTTACCGCAGTGGTGGCTAAAGTTGAAGAAGCCCTCGCCCAAACGCCAGGCCCCTACTTTCTGGAGAAGTTTGGCACAGTGGATGCGATCTTTACGCCCTATGTGGAACGGATGAACGCCAGTTTGTACTATTACAAAGGCTACTCCTTGCGAGAAGAAAACCCCCGCTTGTCGGCTTGGTTTGATGCAATGGAAACTCGATCCACCTATCGGGGAACGCAAAGCGACTTCCACACCCACGCCCACGACTTACCGCCCCAGATGGGAGGATGTTATGAGAATGGGGAACCCCAAATGCTGGAAAATAAGGCGCGGGTGGATAATGGGCCGTGGTTTGGGCTTCCCGATGTCAAGTATCCAGAACCCGAAAACTCTCGCGCTGAGGCGTTGTACCGGGTTCTGAAGCATCGCGCTAATATTATCCGAGTAAACCCAATGGATGATGCAGCGTTTGATGAAGCATTGCGCTGTGCTTTAACAACAATGATGACAGGCGAGGTTTGCACGCCACCGCCAGAGTCGGATCTGGGTTTGCGTTATTTGCGCGATCGCATTAACGTCCCCCGCGATATGTCAATCTACGCCGCCAAACGCCTGCGGGAAGCCCTAGAAAAGACCGCCTCCCAAGTCGGATCGCGCCAAGGCCCCCCTATGCCCCTCAAACACCGCCGCGATCAAGACCCCGCCCAATTTGCCTCGGTGTAG